The Nocardioides ginsengisegetis region TGATCGCGCCGCCGGACTTGTAGATCGCGGCCGCGGTGAGGTCAGCCGTGACCACGGTCGACGCGTCGCCGACCCCCAGGAAGATCAGTGCGGGCGTCATCAGGGCACCACCGCCCATGCCGGTCAGGCCGACCACGATGCCGACGAAGAAGCCGGCCGCCATGATCGAGAAAAAGGTGGTGGTGATGAGATCGCCCATGCCGACTGACCTTACTTTAGGGGAGTAGTGCAGATAGAACGCCGCGCAACGTGTGCTCGATCTCGGTGGCGGTGACCTCGGCGGCCTCGGGGCCGCGTCGGTAGGGGTCGGCCACGTCGAGCTTCGGGTCGGCCGTCCCCCGGCGGTCCCCGATCGCGGTGAGCAGCTCGCGGCCGTGGAGTCCCCCGTCGACGCCACGGACGGCCTCGGCGAACTGGCCGAGGGTGAAGACCTTCCGGAACGCGCCCGGCTGGTCGTCGAGGATGAAGGTGCGGTGGGCCGCCTCCGCCGTGAGCACGAGGTCGGCGGCCGCGACCATGTCGGCGGTCAGGGCGCGACTGCGGAACGACTCCACGCCGTCGACGCCGCGGGGCATCAGCGTGGTCGACATGACCTCGTCCATCGGGTGGTCGGTGAAGCCGTGGGTGCCGGCGCTGGCGAACGTGATGTTCGCGTCCGGGCCGGCCAGGTGGCGGGCCGTCAGCTCCATGAACGGCGAGCGGCAGATGTTGGCGGTGCAGACGAAGAGGACGTTGAGGGGGTCATCGGGGCTTCGAGACGGTTGCTGCGCAACCTCCTCAGCCACCGATTCGTTGGTTGAGGAAGGCGCGCTGGCGCCTGTCTCGAAACCCACCGAGGTGGGTGCAGACGTGCGGAGGTCGAGGTAGCCGGCCTCGGCCAGGGCGTCGACGACGTCCTCGAGGGCCTCGTCGATGGTGCGGCCGGTCGTGTCGACGCGGACGTCGGCGTCCTCGGGCTCCTCGTACGGCGAGGAGATGCCGGTGAACTCGGGGATCTCGCCCCGGCGGGCCTTGGCGTAGAGGCCCTTGCGGTCACGCCGCTCGCACTCCTCGAGGGGGGTGGCCACGTGGACCAGGAAGAATGCGCCCCCGGCCTCGTCGACCATCGCGCGGACCTGCTGGCGGGTCTCGTCGAAGGGTGCGATCGGGCTGACCACCGCCACGCCGCCGTGGCGGGAGATCTCGGCGGCCACCCAGCCGATCCGGCGGATGTTGGTCTCGCGGTCGGCCTTGGAGAAGGTCAGGCCGGCCGAGAGGTGACGGCGTACGACGTCGCCGTCGAGGGTCGTGACCGTGCGGGTGCCCTGCTCGAGGAGGCGGTCCATCAGGGCGCGGGCCAGGGTCGACTTGCCGCTGCCGGACAGGCCGGTGAAGAAGAGGACCAGGCCCTGCTTGTCCGGGGCGGGCTGGTCGACGTCGATGATCGACTGGATCGACGGGTGGTAGGTGGGGTGGTTTCGAGACGGTTGCTGCGCAACCTCCTCAACCACCGAGAGTGCGCCCTCCTCAACCACCGAATGGGGCAACCCAAGGACGGGGTCGCCGTTCGCGTAGTTGCTGACGACCTGGACGCCGAGGTCGTGGTCGACCGACGGATCGCCGTGGGAGGCGAGGGGGACGGCCACGACGGCGGCGTCGGGGAGCAGGTCGGCGGCAGCGAGGGTGGCGCGGATGAGGGCGACGGGGGACAGGGCGGGGGTGCCGGCGCCCACGAGGGCCATCAGGACCAGCGGACCGGCCGAACGCAGGGCGTCGAGCTGGGCATCGTCCAGCGCGTCGGTGACGGGCACGAACGTGCGACCGGCGTACTGCTCGCGCGCCGCCGCGGGCGAGAGGTAGAGCCGGCGGAACGGGCCGTACTGCGCGTGGGTGAGCGGGGTGATCGTCCCGTCGGCCGCGACGTTGGCCAGCGGCAGGCCCTCGGGGTCGACCAGCTCGACCTCGCCCGGCTCGGGCAGGGTCAGGGTGACCGGGCTGCCCGGCTCGTTGAAGGACCGGATCGGAGCCAAGGCGCCGGTGACCAGGAGCTCGAGGTCGTCCAGCTCCCGGGGCGTGGGGCAGTGCTGCGGCGCGGGGGTTGTCGACACGGGGGTCATCCTGCCATTGCGCGCTGACTACGCTGCGGGCATGTCTTCTCCCGTGGTCGTGGCCGAGATCGTGCGCTCCGGATTCGTGGAGGGGCACCACTACGGATCCGTGGTGGCGCTCGCCCCGGACGGGTCGGTCGACTGGTCGGTGGGGCAGGTGGACGCCCCGATCCTGCCGCGCTCGAGCAACAAGCCGATCCAGGCGCTCGCGATGGTGCGCCTCGGCCTCGACCTGGATCCGGAGCTGCTGGCGCTCGCCTGCGCGTCCCACTCGGGCGAGCAGTTCCACGTCGACGGCGTCCGCAAGATCCTCGCCGGGGCCGGTCTGGACGAGTCTGACCTGCAGACGCCCCCGGACTACCCGCTCGACGACGACGCCAAGGAGATCGTGATCCGGGCCAACGGCACCCGGTCGCCGATCCTGATGAACTGCTCGGGCAAGCACGCCGCGATGCTCGCCACCTGCGTCATCAACGGCTGGCCCACCAAGAACTACCGCGACGTCGACCACCCTCTGCAGGCGGCGATCGCCGAGACCTTCGCCGAGATGACCGGCGAGCCCGTGCAGACGACTGCCATCGACGGGTGTGGTGCTCCGCTGCTCTCGGCCTCGCTGGTCGGCCTCGCTCGGGCGTTCCGGCGCTTGGCCCTCGGGGCGGACGGTCTCGACAAGCTCGACCACCGATCGACCCGGGTGGCCGACGCGATCCGGCAGCACCCGGCGTACGTCTCCGGGACGCACCGTGACGAGCGAGCCCTGCTCGCCGCCATCCCCGGCGCGATCGGCAAGGCCGGCGCCGAGTCGGTCTATGCCGTGGCGCTGCCCGACGGCCGTGCCTTCGCCCTCAAGACCGACGACGGCGCCCCGCGGGTGCGGCCGGTGCTGATGGCCGAGGCGTTGCGCCGCAGCGGCGTGCTGGAGACCGAGGGCGTCGACGCCGACGCCGTGCGGGACACGGGTCGGCTGCCGCTGCTCGGTGGCGGAGTGCCCGTCGGCGAGATCCGGGCCTCCTACTAGTGATCGCCGGCCTGGTGCTCGCCGCCCTCGTGGCGAGCGCTGCGGCCGCGCTCCCGCTCAAGCGGACCGGAGCGGTCCTGCTGGCCGGTGTCTCGGTGCTGTGGTTCCTGGTGAACGCCCCCATGGAGGGCGAGGTGCTGTTGTTCCTGACCCCGGCGCACGGTCTCTCGGCAGCCGATCTTGCGGGAATCGCCGGACTGGGGATCGCACTCGTTGCCTGGTTGCTAGCAGATGACTGACGAGCGAACAGCCAACAAAATAAGGCGATTTCGTTGCCTGAGTGACCTGTCTCTCCCTGCCCCTGCTTGCATTTGCTAACTCTAGTTAGCACTATGGAGGCATGGCCAAGGGCAAGGTAGGCAAGACCGTCGAGTCACTCGGCGACTATCTGAAGGAACAGCGGATCGCAGCGCGGCTGTCCCTCCGCCAGCTCGCCGAGCAGGCAGGCGTGTCCAACCCCTACCTCAGTCAGATCGAACGCGGTCTGAGGAGGCCCTCGGCCGAGGTGCTGCAGCAGATCGCCCGGGCGCTGCGGATCTCCGCGGAGCAGCTCTACATCCGCGCCGGGATCATCAGCCCCGAGGACGGCGTCGGGGGGTCGGTCGAGCTGGCCGTCCTCAACGACACCGGCCTCACCGAGCGACAGAAGCAGTCACTGCTGGACGTCTACGCGTCGTTCCTGGCCCTCAACGCCGGACGCCCCGAGGACTCCGCCCAGCCCGAGAGCTGAATCCACCCGCACGACCCACCGCACCAGAGCAAGGAGCCCGACATGGCCAAGACCAAGTTCGACATCAAGTCCCTCGAGATCCCCGCGGTTGCCGCGCGCCCGCTGTACGTCGGCGTCGGCGTCACCGACCTCGCCGTCGAGGTCGTCCGTGAGTACGTCACCGACGTGCAGAAGAAGTTCACGGGCGTCCAGAAGGACGTCACGACCCGCGTCGCCGACGTGCAGAAGACGGTCACCGACTTCAAGCCGGAGACCTTCCGCACCCAGGCCGTCACCGTGGTCAACGCCCGCGTCGAGGCCATCTCGGCCGACGCCAAGGCCCGCCGCGCCGCGATCGAGGCCCGCGTGGCCGAGCTCCAGGCCGACGCCAAGGAGCTCCCCGCCAAGGTCACCGACGTCTACACCGACCTCGCCAAGCGCGGCGAGACCCTGGTGACGCGCATCCGCACCCAGGAGTCGACGAAGGCGACCAAGACCGCCGCCAAGACGACGACCGCCAAGGCGAAGACCACCAAGACGCAGGCCGCCAAGACCACCAAGACGGCCGCGAAGAAGACCACGACCGCTGCGAAGAAGACGGCCAAGACCTCGTCCGCGCCGAGCAGCGCCAA contains the following coding sequences:
- a CDS encoding asparaginase — its product is MSSPVVVAEIVRSGFVEGHHYGSVVALAPDGSVDWSVGQVDAPILPRSSNKPIQALAMVRLGLDLDPELLALACASHSGEQFHVDGVRKILAGAGLDESDLQTPPDYPLDDDAKEIVIRANGTRSPILMNCSGKHAAMLATCVINGWPTKNYRDVDHPLQAAIAETFAEMTGEPVQTTAIDGCGAPLLSASLVGLARAFRRLALGADGLDKLDHRSTRVADAIRQHPAYVSGTHRDERALLAAIPGAIGKAGAESVYAVALPDGRAFALKTDDGAPRVRPVLMAEALRRSGVLETEGVDADAVRDTGRLPLLGGGVPVGEIRASY
- a CDS encoding helix-turn-helix domain-containing protein, which encodes MAKGKVGKTVESLGDYLKEQRIAARLSLRQLAEQAGVSNPYLSQIERGLRRPSAEVLQQIARALRISAEQLYIRAGIISPEDGVGGSVELAVLNDTGLTERQKQSLLDVYASFLALNAGRPEDSAQPES
- the cysC gene encoding adenylyl-sulfate kinase, which gives rise to MSTTPAPQHCPTPRELDDLELLVTGALAPIRSFNEPGSPVTLTLPEPGEVELVDPEGLPLANVAADGTITPLTHAQYGPFRRLYLSPAAAREQYAGRTFVPVTDALDDAQLDALRSAGPLVLMALVGAGTPALSPVALIRATLAAADLLPDAAVVAVPLASHGDPSVDHDLGVQVVSNYANGDPVLGLPHSVVEEGALSVVEEVAQQPSRNHPTYHPSIQSIIDVDQPAPDKQGLVLFFTGLSGSGKSTLARALMDRLLEQGTRTVTTLDGDVVRRHLSAGLTFSKADRETNIRRIGWVAAEISRHGGVAVVSPIAPFDETRQQVRAMVDEAGGAFFLVHVATPLEECERRDRKGLYAKARRGEIPEFTGISSPYEEPEDADVRVDTTGRTIDEALEDVVDALAEAGYLDLRTSAPTSVGFETGASAPSSTNESVAEEVAQQPSRSPDDPLNVLFVCTANICRSPFMELTARHLAGPDANITFASAGTHGFTDHPMDEVMSTTLMPRGVDGVESFRSRALTADMVAAADLVLTAEAAHRTFILDDQPGAFRKVFTLGQFAEAVRGVDGGLHGRELLTAIGDRRGTADPKLDVADPYRRGPEAAEVTATEIEHTLRGVLSALLP